The following coding sequences lie in one Zingiber officinale cultivar Zhangliang chromosome 2B, Zo_v1.1, whole genome shotgun sequence genomic window:
- the LOC122048470 gene encoding uncharacterized protein LOC122048470, with translation MVSNIQKSGPGIQPPTTYEIAGPYLDEQVEEIKTWILSCKKQWSLYGVTLMCDGWTGPTRMSIINFLLYCNRKVIFHKSIDATTDYHDSPYIFRLMDSVVHEIGAEHIVQVITDNGANFKRAGVMLEQRYQTLFWTPCAAHCIDLMMADIGKLDIVKKVVKKGQSLTKFIFNHHWVHGLMRKFIDGEILRPGATRFATHFLLLKSLNQKKVGLKAMFSYEDWEASRYSNTTVGKEVQKIIMSVRFWDYIVDILIAIKPLYVVLRKVDMDKKPQMGNVYRLIHEAKEEIKRRLQSLTKYQHYIDIITTRWDDQMGKPIHLAGYYLNLTYQYRYNLGTNDDLLVALRHVILRLHTHTESIAETINESRLFREAYGSFSDPIAVSCRYKMDAEIGQLSLIQKYEIAFLIVAEKMVYAHYNMPSTKSNNKREEKDESGDVDPFDIGLS, from the exons ATGGTGTCCAACATCCAAAAATCTGGTCCTGGTATTCAACCTCCGACTACATATGAAATTGCCGGTCCATATTTAGATGAACAAGTGGAGGAGATCAAGACTTGGATCCTATCATGCAAGAAACAATGGAGCTTATATGGGGTTACGTtgatgtgtgatggctggacaggACCTACACGGATGAGCATCATCAACTTTCTACTATACTGCAATAGAAAGGTGATATTTCATAAATCTATTGATGCAACTACAGACTATCATGATTCACCCTACATATTTCGTTTGATGGATAGTGTAGTTCACGAGATAGGTGCAGAACATATAGTACAGGTGATTACAGATAATGGTGCCAACTTTAAAAGGGCTGGAGTGATGTTGGAGCAAAGGTATCAAACATTATTTTGGACACCATGCGCAGCACACTGTATCGATTTGATGATGGCAGATATCGGTAAGCTCGATATAGTGAAGAAGGTAGTGAAAAAAGGTCAATCTTTAACAAAATTCATCTTTAATCATCATTGGGTTCATGGATTAATGAGGAAATTTATTGATGGGGAGATTCTGCGACCAGGAGCGACTAGATTTGCCACTCACTTTCTACTGTTAAAATCGTTGAATCAGAAAAAAGTCGGATTAAAGGCCATGTTCTCTTATGAGGATTGGGAAGCCTCTCGATATTCTAACACGACTGTAGGTAAGGAAGTACAAAAAATTATTATGTCGGTCAGATTTTGGGACTATATCGTAGATATTCTTATAGCAATAAAACCATTGTACGTTGTTCTACGTAAAGTTGATATGGACAAGAAGCCACAAATGGGCAACGTTTACCGCCTAATTCATGAAGCAAAAGAGGAAATTAAGAGGCGTCTACAATCACTGACCAAGTATCAACATTACATTGATATAATCACTACAAGATGGGATGATCAAATGGGAAAACCTATTCATTTGGCCG GCTATTATCTCAATCTGACATATCAATATCGTTATAATCTTggcacaaatgatgatttattagtggccCTCAGACATGTAATATTAAGACTGCATACACACACAGAATCAATTGCAGAGACTATTAATGAAAGTCGATTATTTCGAGAGGCATATGGTTCTTTTAGCGATCCTATTGCAGTTTCATGCAGATATAAAATGGATGCAG AAATTGGTCAACTTTCCCTCATTCAAAAGTACGAAATCGCCTTTCTTATCGTCGCTGAGAAGATGGTCTACGCTCATTATAATATGCCTTCAACTAAGAGCAATaacaaaagagaagaaaaagatgaGTCCGGTGATGTAGACCCATTTGATATTGGTTTGTCCTGA